GCTGTTTCTGAATTATCCTTCTCTCCAAGAACCGCTGCCCGTGCTGTCTTGAAGCTTCTAAATTCTGCTCTAGCCAATGCTATTCACAATTTTCATCTAGACAAAGAAAATCTCTTTATCAAAGAAATAAGGGTTGACCAAGGGCCAGCCCTCAAACGCTGGAAACCCAGAGCTTTTGGCCGCGCTTCTGGCCTAAGAAAGGAAACTTCACATATCACTATTGTCTTAGCTGAAATAAAACCTTCGAAAGAAACCTCAAAAGATAAAAATAAAGAAAAACCGGGACCAAAGATGGAAGCCGCTAAAGTCGTCAATTCTTTGGATGAGGTCAAAGAATCAATTTTGGATGATGACAAAGACATTGGTTCAAAGTCAGCAGAAAAAAAATCCGGTTCCAAAAATTTTGGGGAAAAAGGCAAAAAAAGATTCTTTAGTAGAAAATCTGGCTAATTTATTTATCAAACTATATGGGTCAAAAAGTAAATCCAAAAATATTCCGTATCGGCACCACCAGAACTTGGAGTTCTCGCTGGTTTAGTAATAAAAAATATTCTGCCAAACTGGAAGAAGATATTAAAATTAGAAAATTCTTGGAAAAAAAATTCAAAGAAGCCAGTGTAGACAGTGTTGTTATTGATCGCACAGCTGACACCTTGGAAATAAACATCAATACCAGCCGACCGGGCATGATTATCGGCAAAGGCGGATCCTCTATCGAGGACCTAAAAAACCATATAGCCAAATCAATAATCAAGGATAAAAAAATAAAAATCCAAATTAATATTAAAGAAGTCAGCAAACCGGGCCTCTCTGCTAGAATTGTCGCCCAAAGTGTCGCTCTGGATTTGGAAAAAAGAATTCCCCATCGCAAGACTATGAAAAAATATATTGAACAGATCATGAAAGCTGGTGGCAAGGGCGCAAAAATATCTTGTTCTGGGCGATTGGGCGGAGCTGAAATAGCCAGAAGAGAAACCCTGGGCGAAGGCAAAATACCGCTCCATACCTTTAGGGCTGATATTGATTATGCTAGATTGGCCGCTCACACTACCTATGGCGCTATTGGTATAAAAGTCTGGATCTATAAGGGCGATGTCTTTAATACAGATGAAAATAATAAATAATTAATATGTTGGCACCAAGAAAAGTAAAACACAGAAAATGGCACAAAGTTGCTGGCGCTTCCGGCAAAAAGGCTTCACGCATGACTGAGGTTTCTTTTGGTTCCTGCGGACTAAAGTCTACTGAAGAATGCTGGGTGACCGCCAGACAA
This Candidatus Kuenenbacteria bacterium DNA region includes the following protein-coding sequences:
- the rplV gene encoding 50S ribosomal protein L22, with amino-acid sequence MEAIAKLRFLRQSPRKVRLVADAIRGQRVDRAVSELSFSPRTAARAVLKLLNSALANAIHNFHLDKENLFIKEIRVDQGPALKRWKPRAFGRASGLRKETSHITIVLAEIKPSKETSKDKNKEKPGPKMEAAKVVNSLDEVKESILDDDKDIGSKSAEKKSGSKNFGEKGKKRFFSRKSG
- the rpsC gene encoding 30S ribosomal protein S3, with translation MGQKVNPKIFRIGTTRTWSSRWFSNKKYSAKLEEDIKIRKFLEKKFKEASVDSVVIDRTADTLEININTSRPGMIIGKGGSSIEDLKNHIAKSIIKDKKIKIQINIKEVSKPGLSARIVAQSVALDLEKRIPHRKTMKKYIEQIMKAGGKGAKISCSGRLGGAEIARRETLGEGKIPLHTFRADIDYARLAAHTTYGAIGIKVWIYKGDVFNTDENNK